The Glycine max cultivar Williams 82 chromosome 12, Glycine_max_v4.0, whole genome shotgun sequence genome window below encodes:
- the LOC121173225 gene encoding cytochrome f-like → MQTRNAFSCIKEGITRSISISIMIYIIIRAPISNAYPIFAQQGYENPREATGRIVCANCHLANKPVDIEVPQAVLPDTVFEAVVRIPYDMQVKQVLANGKKGALNVGAVLILPEGFELAPPDRISPEIKEKIGNLSFQNYRPTKKNILVVGPVPGQKYKEITFPILSPDPTTKRDVHFLKYPIYVGGNRGRGQIYLDGSKSNNNVYNATAAGMVKKIIRKEKGGYEITIVDALDGREVIDIIPPGPELLVSEGESIKLDQPLTSNPNVGGFGQGDAEIVLQDPLRVQGLLFFFASIILAQIFLVLKKKQFEKVQLSEMNF, encoded by the coding sequence ATGCAAACTAGAAATGCTTTTTCTTGTATAAAGGAAGGGATTACTCGATCCATTTCCATATCGAtcatgatatatataataattcgaGCACCCATTTCAAACGCATATCCAATTTTTGCACAGCAGGGTTATGAAAATCCCCGAGAAGCAACCGGTCGTATTGTCTGTGCCAATTGCCATTTAGCTAATAAGCCCGTGGATATTGAGGTTCCACAAGCGGTACTTCCTGATACTGTATTTGAAGCAGTTGTTCGAATTCCTTATGATATGCAAGTGAAACAAGTTCTTGCTAATGGTAAAAAGGGAGCTTTGAATGTGGGGGCTGTTCTTATTTTACCGGAAGGTTTTGAATTGGCACCCCCCGATCGTATTTCGCCTGAGATTAAAGAGAAGATAGGCAATCTGTCTTTTCAAAACTATCgtcctacaaaaaaaaatattcttgtgGTAGGCCCTGTTCCTGgtcaaaaatataaagaaataacCTTTCCTATTCTTTCCCCGGATCCCACTACTAAGAGAGATGTTCATTTCTTAAAATATCCTATATACGTAGGTGGGAACAGGGGAAGGGGTCAGATTTATCTTGACGGGAGCAAGAGTAATAATAATGTGTATAATGCTACAGCAGCGggtatggtaaaaaaaatcatacgaaaagaaaaagggggaTACGAAATAACTATAGTGGATGCATTGGATGGGCGTGAAGTGATTGATATTATACCTCCAGGACCAGAACTTCTTGTTTCAGAAGGTGAATCTATCAAACTTGATCAGCCATTAACAAGTAATCCAAATGTGGGTGGATTTGGTCAGGGGGATGCGGAAATAGTACTTCAAGATCCGTTACGTGTCCAAGGTCTCTTGTTCTTCTTCGCATCTATTATTTTAGCACAaatctttttagttcttaagAAGAAACAATTTGAGAAGGTTCAATTGTCCGAAATGAATTTCTAG